The DNA sequence CAAGAAAATCGCTGCTGGGGCAGATGCCATTTTGCTAGATGTGACAGTTGGTGAGGGTGCCTTTATGAAGACTGTTGAGGAGGCGCGCGAATTGGCTCAAACCATGGTTGATTTGGGGAAGGCAGTTGGTCGAAAAACAGTTGCAGTCATTACAGATATGAGCCAACCCTTGGGACGAGCCATTGGCAATCGTCTCGAAATCCTAGAAGCAATTGAAATTCTTCAAGGAAAGGGTCGAGAAGATATTAGTCACTTTATTTGTGAACTAGCTCAGATTATGCTTGGTTTGGCAAATGTTGAGAAGACAGTTGAAGAAGTACGTCAACATCTTGAAAACGGCCAAGCGCTGGCTAAGTTTGAAGAAATGGTGGCGGCTCAAGGCGGTGATTTAGAAGATCTTTATCGCCCAGTCAAGGTGGCGCATGTAGTAGATATCCTGGCTCAAGAGTCAGGTGTCATTTCAGCCCTTCCAGCGATGGAATTTGGTCTCTATGCCATGAGATTGGGAGCTGGTCGTGCAGTCAAGACTGATGACTTGGACTATGAAACTGGAATCGTTTTTGAGAAGAAGATCGGTGACTCCGTTCAAAAGGGAGAAATTGTCGCAAAAGTTTATACAAATGGAAAAATTTCCCCTCAACTAGTTACAGAATTCCAAAAATATGTTAAAATAAATGATAGTGTGAAACGTTTGCAGGAAATAATTGAAATCATCTCATGAAAAAGAGAGGAATCCGAATATGAAATTAAACAAATACATTGATCATACGCTTTTAAAACAAGATGCAAGTCAAGAACAAATTGATCGTTTGCTATCTGAAGCGCGTGAGTATGACTTTGCCAGCGTTTGTGTTAATCCCACATGGGTTAAACATGCGAAAACAGGACTTGAAGGCTCAGATGTAAAGGTTTGTACAGTAGTTGGTTTCCCCTTGGGAGCGACAACTTCAGCTGTAAAAGCTTTTGAAACCAAGGAAGCCATCCAAAATGGTGCAGATGAGATTGATATGGTTATCAATGTCGGTGCCCTCAAATCAGGAAATCTTGATTTGGTTGAATCGGACATCCGTGCTGTCGTAGAAGCAAGTGGTGACAAGTTGGTTAAGGTCATTATTGAAGCTTGCTTGTTGACAGACGATGAAAAGGTTGTGGCTTGCCAATTATCTCAGAAAGCAGGTGCTGACTTTGTCAAAACATCAACTGGATTTTCAACTGGTGGTGCCACTATAGAGGATGTTAAGTTGATGCGTAAAACAGTCGGGCCAGATATGGGAGTTAAGGCAGCTGGTGGTGCTCGTTCTTATGCGGATGCTGTTGCCTTTGTGGAAGCGGGCGCTACCCGTATCGGAACATCAGCTGGCGTTGCAATTTTAAAAGGAGAATTAGCAGATGGCGACTACTGAGTTGATTGACTTAGCAATTGAAACCAGCAAGCAAGCCTATGTACCCTATTCTCACTTTCCTGTTAGCGCTGTTCTAGTGGCGAAAGATGGTAACGTTTATACAGGTGTTAATATTGAGAATGCTAGCTATTCTTTGACGAACTGTGGAGAGCGTACAGCGATTTTCAAAGCAGTTTCCGAAGGCCAAAGAGAGTTTT is a window from the Streptococcus oralis genome containing:
- a CDS encoding cytidine deaminase, producing MATTELIDLAIETSKQAYVPYSHFPVSAVLVAKDGNVYTGVNIENASYSLTNCGERTAIFKAVSEGQREFSELIVYGQTEKPISPCGACRQVMAEFFEKDLKVTLVAKDKSTVEMTVGELLPYSFTDLN
- a CDS encoding pyrimidine-nucleoside phosphorylase; the protein is MRAVDLIQKKRDGQELTSNEIKWLVEGYVAGTVPDYQMSAFAMAVYFKGMTTREISDLTMNMVKTGQEFDLSAIDGVKVDKHSTGGVGDKVTLILAPLVASFGVPVAKMSGRGLGHTGGTLDKLEAIKGYQVERSQEDFIRQVQDIGVSVIGQSDQLVKADKLLYALRDVTATVDTIPLIASSVMSKKIAAGADAILLDVTVGEGAFMKTVEEARELAQTMVDLGKAVGRKTVAVITDMSQPLGRAIGNRLEILEAIEILQGKGREDISHFICELAQIMLGLANVEKTVEEVRQHLENGQALAKFEEMVAAQGGDLEDLYRPVKVAHVVDILAQESGVISALPAMEFGLYAMRLGAGRAVKTDDLDYETGIVFEKKIGDSVQKGEIVAKVYTNGKISPQLVTEFQKYVKINDSVKRLQEIIEIIS
- the deoC gene encoding deoxyribose-phosphate aldolase, which encodes MKLNKYIDHTLLKQDASQEQIDRLLSEAREYDFASVCVNPTWVKHAKTGLEGSDVKVCTVVGFPLGATTSAVKAFETKEAIQNGADEIDMVINVGALKSGNLDLVESDIRAVVEASGDKLVKVIIEACLLTDDEKVVACQLSQKAGADFVKTSTGFSTGGATIEDVKLMRKTVGPDMGVKAAGGARSYADAVAFVEAGATRIGTSAGVAILKGELADGDY